Proteins encoded within one genomic window of Anaerosporomusa subterranea:
- a CDS encoding DUF4879 domain-containing protein, translating into MRKFTKLILLLYLCVFAFSTADAKPAPNLSRVQITHVGADHTGWIPASEIPSTTLYGQKFYIAVQFTGYPNPNQILLYQNGHLIPKSEITEPFGRTGIGNPFTGWVYQFAMPISYGNGTIAVQASGINGGQLFDTLYRVKSKNQP; encoded by the coding sequence TTGAGGAAATTCACGAAGCTAATACTATTGCTTTATTTATGCGTATTCGCTTTCTCTACAGCGGATGCTAAACCAGCACCTAATCTGTCAAGGGTTCAAATTACCCATGTTGGCGCTGATCATACAGGCTGGATACCGGCAAGCGAAATCCCCTCGACAACCTTGTACGGACAAAAGTTTTACATAGCAGTTCAGTTTACAGGCTATCCTAATCCTAACCAGATACTCCTCTATCAAAACGGTCATTTGATTCCGAAAAGCGAAATTACGGAGCCTTTTGGCCGGACAGGGATCGGTAATCCTTTTACAGGTTGGGTATATCAGTTTGCTATGCCTATTTCCTATGGCAATGGAACCATCGCCGTGCAGGCGAGCGGTATTAACGGCGGTCAGCTTTTTGACACCCTCTATAGAGTTAAATCAAAAAACCAACCGTAG
- a CDS encoding L-lactate permease, giving the protein MQWQQIYDPLNNIYFSAIVSSIPLLILLYMLGIRRSKGHYAAMIGTSAAVMLAIAVWKMPISLAISATLNGMMFGLFPIVWIVVTAIWVYNMTVEAGEFEIIKNSLASITDDRRLQALLIAFAFGSFIEGTAGFGTPVAITAAMLVGLGFNPIYAAGICLIANTAPVAFGAIGIPIVVAAQVSGLDMMHISQIVGRQLPLLSFLVPLWLVVTMCGWKRSMEVMPAVLVAGGCFAVTQFLTSNYVNPYLPDITSSVVTIVGMLLFLKYWKPENVWHFPDEKPATGGAVKLKYSTGEVLRAWAPYIILAVLVFLWADDKYLNFKSWLLSQDKLLPFFLISWPGLDGLVIKTSPVVVKNTPYAAKYMVNILSAAGTAILFSGILSLFLIPNYGFSRAATCFVKTVKQLKFPICTISLILGLAYIMNYSGMSSTLGLAFTATGALFPFFSPILGWLGVFLTGSDTSSNALFGSMQKTAAEQIGVDPNLTVAANSTGGVTGKMISPQSISVATAATGLVGREGDLFRFTLGHSIAMLLVISVITYLQAYALRFMLP; this is encoded by the coding sequence ATGCAATGGCAACAAATATATGATCCCCTAAATAACATCTACTTTTCGGCCATAGTCTCATCCATTCCCCTGCTGATATTGCTCTATATGTTGGGAATCAGGCGCTCAAAAGGGCATTATGCAGCAATGATCGGCACGTCTGCGGCCGTAATGTTGGCTATCGCCGTTTGGAAGATGCCGATCTCTCTTGCCATCAGTGCTACCCTGAATGGGATGATGTTTGGTTTGTTTCCGATTGTCTGGATCGTAGTCACCGCAATCTGGGTATACAACATGACGGTTGAAGCGGGTGAGTTTGAGATTATTAAAAATTCTTTAGCTTCCATCACTGATGACCGTCGTCTCCAGGCGCTTTTGATTGCGTTTGCCTTCGGATCTTTTATTGAGGGCACAGCAGGTTTTGGGACTCCAGTGGCAATTACTGCGGCGATGCTGGTGGGACTTGGTTTTAATCCTATTTATGCAGCTGGTATTTGTCTGATAGCCAATACTGCTCCGGTAGCCTTTGGCGCTATCGGGATACCTATTGTTGTTGCTGCTCAAGTCTCAGGACTTGATATGATGCATATCAGCCAGATTGTTGGTCGGCAGTTGCCGCTCCTGTCGTTCTTGGTGCCCTTGTGGTTGGTAGTGACAATGTGTGGCTGGAAACGGTCGATGGAAGTGATGCCGGCTGTTCTGGTCGCAGGTGGATGTTTTGCTGTCACTCAATTTCTCACATCAAATTATGTCAATCCATACCTGCCTGATATCACTTCTTCTGTTGTCACTATTGTCGGTATGCTACTATTTTTGAAGTATTGGAAGCCCGAAAATGTTTGGCATTTCCCTGATGAAAAACCAGCTACCGGTGGTGCCGTCAAATTGAAGTATTCCACCGGTGAGGTCCTTCGCGCCTGGGCGCCATACATCATTTTGGCTGTTTTAGTCTTTTTGTGGGCAGACGATAAGTATCTCAACTTTAAATCCTGGCTGCTAAGTCAAGATAAACTGCTGCCCTTCTTCCTAATTAGTTGGCCTGGCCTTGATGGGCTTGTCATTAAGACTAGTCCGGTAGTCGTAAAGAATACGCCGTATGCAGCAAAGTATATGGTCAATATATTGTCTGCAGCCGGGACGGCCATCTTATTTTCCGGCATCCTGTCTCTGTTTCTTATCCCCAATTATGGCTTTAGTCGTGCAGCAACCTGTTTTGTCAAAACAGTGAAACAGTTAAAATTCCCTATCTGCACCATTTCGCTGATTCTTGGCTTGGCTTATATCATGAATTACTCTGGCATGAGCTCGACGTTAGGGCTGGCGTTTACCGCAACTGGGGCATTGTTCCCGTTCTTCTCGCCAATTTTAGGCTGGCTGGGAGTTTTCCTGACCGGTTCGGACACATCCTCGAATGCCTTGTTTGGTTCAATGCAGAAAACGGCGGCTGAACAGATTGGCGTTGACCCGAATCTGACAGTTGCCGCTAACTCTACTGGCGGCGTTACCGGCAAAATGATCTCTCCGCAGAGTATTTCCGTCGCTACGGCTGCCACCGGCTTAGTTGGACGGGAAGGGGATTTATTCCGATTTACTCTTGGTCATAGCATTGCCATGTTGCTAGTTATATCCGTCATCACCTATTTGCAGGCCTATGCGCTGAGATTTATGTTGCCATAA
- a CDS encoding 2-hydroxyacyl-CoA dehydratase: MDKALRVGVDIGSTTIKMVVLNEQDRIIFQEYVRHFSDITSTFQAVAANAYHVLQQKLLSIMFTGSAGMGISQLLELPFIQEVIASTNAVKHIIPTTTTAIELGGEDAKITYFDKTVEQRMNGVCAGGTGAFIDHMAALLNTDPHGLNELAKSYRTIYPIASRCGVFAKTDVQALMNEGVSKVDIAASILQAVVNQTISSLSQGRPISGNVAFLGGPLHFLSELRRRFIETLGLNADQVLNPESSPYFVAIGAALALEKEPGSYELLQKKAPKLFNLQHKSEQSLPSLFADNAEYQQFVARHAQHTVKRRDLQAYSGNAYLGIDAGSTTTKLTLIGEDDSLLYSYYGSNRGKPLETVMTALTDMYQRLNNKTRIAYSTVTGYGEQFIKAALQVDFGEVETVAHLQAAKHFSPDVTFVLDIGGQDMKSFFVRDGIIDSIMLNEACSAGCGSFIETFGQAMGMTVSDFSQLGLKAEKPVDLGSRCTVFMNSKVKQAQKEGADVSDIAAGISISIVKNALFKVIRLKNTDELGDKIVVQGGTFYNDAVLRALEQTIGREVIRPDIAGLMGAFGAALIAKERCAGAETSLLSATDLDSFTANTQNHRCQLCGNHCLITSQRFSNGQEYHAGNRCERGIGKAPSSDRLPNLYTYKYQRVFQYEPLSDGEARLGVIGIPRVLNMYEDYPFWHTLFTKLGYQVILSGRSSRQLYELGMETLPSDSICYPAKLVHGHISDLIRKGVKKIFYPCIPYNMQEDPAADNCYNCPIVTSYPENIKANMDVLREKEIVFLHPFLPLNHRNRLISRLSQELAAENITKQELIAAVDAAYAELNRYKSDVRRKAQEALAYMADQNMKGVVLAGRPYHIDPEINHGLPELIQSYGLAVLSEDAVRHLGSIDRPLRVVDQWTYHSRLYAAASFVAREPAIELIQINSFGCGLDAVVMDQVKEILETHNRLYTAIKLDEINNLGASRIRVRSLLAALNDRDKKSIVKQTAELAVTRQTDFTAEMKKSHTILAPQMSPIHFQFLEAGFRNAGHQLVITATSDQSAIEEGLKFVHNDACYPTIIAIGQLLTALKSGKYDLRNTSVLLAQTGGGCRATNYVAIARKALKDAGMPQIPVLALGGESQPGFSLSLSLFENLIISIIYGDLLMRVLYRTRPYEKQPGSAQQLYDYWAANCRKSLLTGGKYNFKNNIYGIVRDFDNLDIDEQMIKPRVGVVGEILVKYHPTANNHLVDVLESEGAEAVVPDMLDFFLYCAYDSKVHYDLLAGSLMNKAKGILFRKVVEFYRRHLRKALAASKRFAPPYTIEHIAKLAENHLSLGNLTGEGWLLTGEMVELIQSGVDNIVCLQPFACLPNHITGKGMMRELRRSYPDANIVAIDYDPGASQVNQLNRIKLMLAVAKERLQ, translated from the coding sequence GTGGATAAAGCATTGCGTGTTGGTGTTGATATTGGCTCGACAACGATAAAAATGGTTGTCCTCAACGAACAAGACAGAATAATATTTCAAGAATATGTGCGCCATTTTTCAGATATAACAAGCACTTTTCAGGCAGTAGCGGCTAATGCTTATCATGTCTTGCAGCAAAAACTTCTTTCCATTATGTTTACCGGCTCGGCAGGTATGGGTATTTCCCAATTGCTTGAGTTACCATTTATCCAGGAGGTAATTGCCTCCACCAATGCTGTCAAACATATTATCCCTACTACCACCACCGCCATTGAGCTTGGTGGCGAAGATGCCAAAATCACCTATTTTGACAAAACTGTGGAACAGCGTATGAACGGAGTTTGCGCCGGGGGTACCGGCGCATTCATTGATCATATGGCCGCCCTCTTAAATACTGATCCGCACGGGTTAAATGAGCTTGCAAAAAGTTACCGCACGATCTATCCCATTGCATCCCGCTGCGGGGTATTTGCCAAAACCGATGTTCAAGCGTTGATGAATGAAGGCGTTTCCAAAGTAGACATCGCCGCTTCTATTTTGCAAGCGGTTGTCAATCAAACGATCAGCAGTTTATCGCAAGGCCGTCCAATTAGCGGCAATGTGGCTTTTCTTGGCGGGCCTTTGCACTTTTTATCTGAACTGCGGCGGCGATTTATTGAAACCCTAGGACTTAACGCGGATCAGGTACTAAACCCCGAATCTTCCCCTTATTTTGTCGCGATTGGGGCGGCACTGGCTTTAGAGAAAGAGCCGGGCTCCTATGAACTGTTGCAAAAAAAAGCACCTAAATTGTTCAACTTACAGCATAAAAGTGAACAATCATTGCCATCGCTGTTTGCTGACAACGCAGAATATCAACAGTTTGTTGCTCGCCATGCGCAACATACTGTTAAACGAAGAGACCTACAAGCATATAGCGGCAACGCCTATTTGGGCATCGATGCCGGATCAACAACAACGAAGCTGACGCTGATTGGTGAGGACGATAGCTTATTGTATTCCTATTATGGCAGTAACCGCGGCAAGCCTCTGGAAACAGTGATGACAGCCCTTACTGATATGTATCAGCGTCTAAATAATAAGACCCGGATTGCCTACTCGACGGTTACCGGCTATGGTGAACAATTTATCAAGGCCGCTCTACAGGTAGATTTCGGCGAAGTGGAAACAGTAGCACACCTCCAGGCTGCCAAACATTTTTCACCTGATGTCACCTTTGTGCTGGATATCGGCGGCCAGGATATGAAAAGCTTTTTTGTGCGTGATGGCATCATTGATTCCATTATGTTAAATGAAGCTTGTTCAGCCGGTTGCGGCTCATTTATTGAAACCTTTGGCCAGGCAATGGGGATGACGGTTAGCGATTTTTCGCAGCTTGGTTTGAAAGCGGAAAAGCCTGTGGATCTCGGCAGCCGCTGTACTGTGTTTATGAATTCGAAGGTTAAACAAGCCCAAAAGGAAGGTGCTGATGTTAGCGATATTGCAGCTGGAATTTCCATTTCCATTGTAAAAAATGCCTTATTTAAGGTAATCCGTTTGAAGAATACAGATGAATTAGGTGATAAAATCGTTGTCCAGGGTGGAACCTTTTACAATGACGCCGTGCTGCGCGCTCTAGAACAAACGATTGGTCGGGAAGTTATCCGGCCTGATATTGCCGGCCTCATGGGGGCGTTCGGAGCAGCGCTGATTGCCAAAGAACGCTGCGCCGGAGCCGAGACCTCGCTGCTGTCGGCGACTGACCTTGATAGCTTTACTGCTAATACCCAAAATCACCGCTGCCAATTATGCGGTAACCACTGTTTAATTACCAGCCAGCGCTTTTCTAATGGTCAAGAGTATCATGCTGGCAATCGCTGTGAGCGAGGTATTGGCAAAGCACCATCGAGTGATCGGCTGCCGAATCTGTATACTTACAAATATCAACGCGTGTTTCAGTACGAACCATTGTCTGACGGAGAAGCACGGCTTGGGGTTATTGGTATTCCCCGCGTGTTGAATATGTATGAAGATTATCCTTTCTGGCATACTCTGTTTACTAAACTTGGTTATCAGGTTATACTATCCGGACGTTCGTCACGCCAGCTCTATGAGTTGGGCATGGAGACCCTTCCTTCAGACTCGATTTGTTATCCAGCTAAACTTGTACATGGGCATATATCTGATTTGATCAGAAAAGGGGTAAAAAAAATCTTTTACCCCTGCATTCCTTACAACATGCAGGAAGACCCCGCTGCCGACAACTGTTATAACTGCCCGATCGTTACCTCTTATCCGGAAAATATCAAAGCGAATATGGATGTCCTGCGCGAAAAAGAAATCGTTTTCCTACACCCCTTTTTACCGCTTAACCATCGTAATCGACTGATCAGCCGACTATCACAAGAGCTGGCGGCTGAGAATATCACTAAACAAGAGCTTATTGCTGCAGTCGATGCGGCTTATGCTGAGCTTAACCGCTATAAATCCGATGTCAGACGAAAAGCACAAGAGGCACTTGCCTATATGGCCGATCAAAATATGAAAGGAGTTGTTTTGGCTGGTAGACCCTATCATATCGATCCTGAGATTAATCACGGTTTACCTGAGCTAATCCAATCGTATGGATTGGCTGTATTATCAGAGGATGCGGTACGGCATTTGGGCAGCATCGATCGTCCACTGCGTGTTGTTGATCAGTGGACGTACCATTCCCGATTGTATGCGGCGGCGAGCTTTGTTGCCAGAGAACCTGCTATCGAGTTAATTCAGATTAACTCGTTTGGCTGTGGACTTGATGCAGTTGTCATGGACCAGGTAAAAGAAATTCTTGAGACACATAATCGACTCTACACAGCAATTAAACTGGATGAGATTAATAACCTAGGCGCGTCCAGAATTCGAGTACGTTCACTGCTGGCCGCTTTGAATGACAGAGACAAAAAGTCTATTGTCAAGCAAACCGCCGAGCTTGCTGTCACGCGCCAGACCGATTTTACCGCTGAAATGAAAAAAAGCCACACCATACTGGCGCCGCAAATGTCTCCGATTCATTTTCAATTTTTAGAAGCTGGCTTTCGTAATGCCGGCCATCAGCTCGTAATAACCGCTACGTCTGACCAAAGCGCGATTGAGGAAGGTCTAAAGTTTGTCCACAATGACGCCTGTTATCCAACCATTATTGCGATTGGCCAATTACTGACAGCCTTGAAATCCGGAAAGTATGATTTAAGAAATACATCAGTCCTTTTAGCCCAAACTGGCGGTGGCTGCCGCGCAACCAATTATGTTGCGATAGCTCGCAAAGCTCTCAAAGATGCCGGCATGCCTCAGATTCCGGTGCTTGCTTTGGGCGGAGAGAGTCAACCCGGCTTTTCCCTGTCACTCTCTCTTTTCGAGAATTTGATCATTAGTATTATTTATGGTGACTTACTAATGCGGGTATTATATCGGACTCGGCCATATGAAAAACAGCCTGGATCAGCCCAACAGTTGTATGACTATTGGGCAGCCAATTGTCGCAAGTCCCTATTAACAGGAGGAAAGTATAATTTCAAAAACAATATTTACGGCATTGTTCGTGATTTTGACAATCTAGATATTGACGAACAAATGATTAAACCGCGAGTCGGCGTAGTTGGTGAAATCTTGGTAAAATATCATCCTACAGCTAACAATCATCTGGTGGATGTGTTGGAAAGCGAGGGCGCGGAGGCCGTTGTGCCTGATATGCTGGATTTCTTCCTGTACTGCGCTTATGACAGCAAAGTACATTACGACTTGCTGGCAGGCAGCTTAATGAATAAGGCAAAAGGTATCTTGTTTAGAAAAGTCGTTGAATTTTACCGCCGCCACCTCCGCAAGGCGCTGGCCGCCAGCAAGCGCTTTGCGCCACCATACACAATTGAGCATATTGCTAAGTTGGCAGAAAACCACTTATCGCTTGGCAATCTCACTGGAGAAGGCTGGCTGCTAACCGGAGAAATGGTAGAACTGATTCAGAGCGGCGTCGATAACATCGTTTGTTTGCAGCCATTTGCCTGCCTACCCAATCACATTACCGGTAAAGGTATGATGAGAGAGTTGCGACGCAGCTATCCGGACGCCAATATTGTCGCCATCGATTATGATCCTGGGGCTAGTCAGGTTAATCAGCTAAACCGCATAAAGTTAATGTTGGCTGTAGCCAAAGAAAGACTTCAATAA
- a CDS encoding FAD-binding oxidoreductase: MSNYNPVTPEIIKTLVDIVGSKYVISDIEKMEPYSKDEETDARYQHMPEAVVLPESASQIAEILVLANKELIPVVARGGGTGLAAAAVPLYGGIVISTERMTQVLEINTNSMYMVVQPGVRTDDVQKAAKEQGLFYAGDPCSGDSCYIGGNVATNAGGNRAIKYGTTRNQVYGFQMVTPQGKILNLGGRLEKSTTGYALDQLVIGAEGTLGLITEITLKLKPLPPKVVDLLAVFPDVDSAIDIVTKVIKAGITPTCVEFMDNGTIKSVEKFLNEKLPNSENGNYIIIQVEGKDDDDLDDKSVILDELCNENGALAVLVADPQKIWQSRKAFLEAARAESLIQSKEDMVVPVDKIATLMHEAAALSAKHKLAARIASHAGDGNVHFHVLKGSMSDEEWDSTLEVFQQEIYTLVYSLGGKLSGEHGIGYKRRKLMEQFTNRDELDMMRAIKKALDPNLILNPGKIFNM, encoded by the coding sequence ATGTCAAACTATAATCCTGTTACTCCGGAAATTATTAAGACGCTCGTGGACATCGTTGGCAGTAAATATGTGATCAGTGACATCGAGAAAATGGAACCGTACTCTAAAGATGAGGAAACCGATGCTCGCTATCAGCATATGCCTGAGGCCGTGGTGTTGCCGGAATCCGCCAGCCAGATTGCGGAAATTCTCGTCTTGGCTAATAAGGAACTTATCCCTGTGGTGGCAAGAGGCGGCGGTACTGGTCTGGCCGCAGCGGCAGTGCCCTTATACGGTGGCATTGTCATCAGCACTGAGCGGATGACCCAAGTACTTGAAATCAACACTAACAGCATGTATATGGTCGTCCAACCGGGTGTTCGGACTGATGATGTGCAGAAAGCGGCTAAAGAACAGGGGCTGTTTTATGCTGGTGATCCCTGCAGCGGAGACAGCTGTTATATCGGCGGCAATGTCGCCACCAACGCGGGTGGCAATCGCGCGATTAAGTATGGTACAACAAGGAATCAGGTCTATGGGTTCCAGATGGTAACTCCACAGGGGAAAATTCTCAATTTAGGTGGTCGCCTAGAGAAATCTACGACTGGCTATGCTCTCGATCAATTGGTGATCGGTGCGGAAGGTACGCTTGGGCTTATTACTGAAATCACGTTAAAACTTAAGCCTTTGCCTCCAAAGGTTGTTGACTTGTTGGCAGTTTTCCCTGATGTTGACTCTGCCATTGATATTGTGACAAAGGTAATTAAAGCTGGCATTACCCCGACCTGCGTCGAATTTATGGATAATGGCACGATTAAAAGCGTAGAGAAGTTTCTTAATGAGAAATTACCGAACAGTGAAAATGGCAACTATATCATCATTCAGGTAGAAGGCAAGGATGATGACGACCTTGATGACAAGAGCGTGATTCTCGATGAGCTGTGTAATGAGAATGGCGCATTGGCAGTACTCGTGGCCGACCCACAAAAGATTTGGCAGTCCCGTAAGGCTTTCTTGGAAGCTGCCCGGGCGGAAAGCTTGATCCAATCAAAAGAGGATATGGTTGTGCCTGTCGATAAGATTGCTACTCTTATGCATGAGGCAGCTGCCTTAAGTGCAAAACATAAACTTGCGGCGAGGATTGCCAGTCACGCAGGCGATGGCAATGTCCACTTCCATGTATTAAAAGGCAGCATGTCAGATGAGGAATGGGACAGCACCTTGGAAGTCTTCCAACAGGAAATATATACCTTGGTATATTCATTAGGCGGAAAGCTATCAGGCGAGCACGGCATTGGCTATAAGCGGCGCAAACTTATGGAACAGTTTACCAACCGGGACGAATTGGATATGATGCGGGCGATAAAAAAAGCCCTTGATCCCAATTTGATTCTGAACCCAGGTAAGATTTTCAATATGTAA
- a CDS encoding AEC family transporter, which yields MDLQTKLLYLFIDLILPLAIGYLCRFQSKLDKNFFQRLIVINICVIYPILSVLTLWALSLNYSLIWLPIIGVLLCIIPGIAAYFRVQNKFQSELDKGSYILSAILSNTTTLGGLCAYILYGELGYAYALMIVMLQNIVMFTFCFPLAQYYYQKSVGSNFSKQSVSTLFMNRTQLPVVGMTIGIILNATGIVRPAALELMVDPLVHLGAWTALIPIGYAIDTAGMREYYLKILDLISIKFILTPVAAYMIASLLISDEIILNTIVILAAMPTAINTVIAVQVHKLNVNIATAAFVLTTAVFIGIELPVLFVWMSGR from the coding sequence GTGGATTTGCAAACTAAATTATTGTACTTATTCATTGATCTAATCTTACCGCTCGCTATCGGGTATTTATGTCGCTTCCAATCAAAGCTCGATAAAAACTTCTTCCAGCGCTTGATTGTGATAAACATATGTGTAATATACCCGATTTTATCAGTGTTGACTTTATGGGCGCTGTCGCTAAATTACTCGTTAATTTGGTTGCCGATTATTGGCGTATTGCTTTGCATTATTCCGGGGATAGCTGCCTATTTTCGTGTGCAAAACAAATTCCAAAGTGAACTCGATAAAGGTAGCTATATTCTTAGTGCGATACTGTCTAATACTACCACGCTAGGCGGCTTATGCGCATATATACTGTATGGTGAATTGGGGTATGCCTACGCACTAATGATTGTCATGCTGCAAAACATTGTTATGTTCACGTTCTGCTTTCCACTGGCACAATATTATTATCAAAAAAGTGTCGGTAGCAATTTTAGTAAGCAGTCAGTATCAACTCTGTTTATGAACCGCACTCAGCTACCGGTTGTCGGCATGACTATCGGCATAATCCTGAACGCAACGGGTATCGTCCGCCCTGCTGCTTTGGAGCTAATGGTCGACCCTTTAGTGCATCTCGGGGCATGGACGGCCTTAATACCGATCGGCTATGCTATTGACACTGCCGGCATGCGTGAATACTATTTGAAAATTCTAGACCTAATTTCCATCAAATTTATTTTGACGCCTGTAGCTGCTTACATGATAGCAAGCTTATTGATCTCAGACGAGATTATTTTGAACACAATTGTTATTCTGGCAGCTATGCCTACGGCGATAAACACTGTAATAGCCGTACAAGTCCATAAATTAAATGTCAATATTGCCACGGCTGCTTTTGTTCTAACCACAGCAGTGTTTATTGGCATCGAACTTCCCGTGCTGTTTGTCTGGATGAGTGGTCGGTAG
- a CDS encoding putative ABC transporter permease, whose protein sequence is MLHFIIYGLLGWCLEIIWTGLGSLLKRDVRLTGKTYLWMFPIYGSVILFEPVHDFIRHWPVWERGIVWILLCFSVEYLSGWMLRKILGKVPWNYSRAALNVHGLIRLDYAPAWFVAGLLFEKIHDWLDQMSLINSLSQHFIEVFLWLQPTLTLCGLAD, encoded by the coding sequence ATGCTGCACTTTATTATTTACGGACTATTAGGCTGGTGCCTTGAAATTATCTGGACTGGTTTAGGTTCGCTGTTAAAGAGAGATGTTCGCTTGACAGGCAAAACCTATTTATGGATGTTTCCCATATATGGCTCAGTTATATTATTTGAGCCAGTGCATGATTTCATCAGACACTGGCCGGTGTGGGAGCGCGGTATAGTCTGGATTTTGCTTTGTTTTAGCGTTGAATATCTGTCAGGCTGGATGCTGCGTAAGATACTCGGCAAAGTACCTTGGAATTATTCCCGGGCCGCCCTCAATGTACATGGGCTAATTCGCTTGGACTATGCACCTGCTTGGTTTGTCGCCGGTTTGTTATTCGAAAAAATCCATGACTGGTTAGACCAGATGAGTCTAATTAATAGTCTTAGCCAACATTTTATTGAAGTCTTTCTTTGGCTACAGCCAACATTAACTTTATGCGGTTTAGCTGATTAA
- the larA gene encoding nickel-dependent lactate racemase encodes MANVKIPFGKTYLEAEISEDRLAGILVSQAHHYQPESSQEELVRNSLIQPIASPRLRELAKGRKKIVIVASDHTRPVPSKIIAPLLLEEIRAGNPDADITFLIATGFHRPTSREELIVKFGEELVAQERIVLHDCRDESMLISIGKLPSGGDLVINRLAMEAELLIAEGFIEPHFFAGFSGGRKSILPGIVSQVTVLANHCASFIADENARAGIIDGNPLHIDMIDAARQAKLAFILNVVIDSDKKIIKAFAGDMEKAHLAGTEFVGQMATVKAIPADIVITSNGGYPLDQNIYQAVKGMTAAEASCRKGGVIIICAACNDGHGGDAFYRWFAESRGADEVMAKIMAIDADSTIADQWEAQIAARILLNHTVIIVTDQCSHSIVTDMYFKAARTLAEALTMAEEIMGDDAAITVIPDGVSVIVR; translated from the coding sequence ATGGCCAATGTTAAAATCCCCTTTGGCAAGACCTACCTTGAGGCAGAGATCTCCGAGGATAGGTTGGCAGGCATACTAGTCTCGCAGGCTCATCACTATCAGCCGGAGAGTAGCCAGGAAGAGTTGGTCCGAAATTCCTTGATACAACCGATTGCTTCTCCACGATTGCGAGAACTCGCCAAAGGGAGAAAGAAGATTGTCATTGTTGCCAGTGACCACACCCGGCCTGTGCCTAGCAAAATCATTGCTCCACTATTGCTGGAGGAGATTCGGGCAGGCAATCCGGATGCAGACATTACTTTTTTAATTGCCACCGGATTTCATCGACCAACCTCTAGAGAAGAACTTATCGTTAAATTTGGTGAAGAACTTGTCGCCCAAGAAAGAATAGTGCTGCATGATTGCCGGGACGAGTCTATGCTTATCTCTATCGGCAAACTGCCGTCAGGCGGAGATCTTGTTATCAACAGACTGGCCATGGAGGCCGAATTATTAATTGCCGAAGGTTTTATTGAGCCGCACTTCTTTGCAGGTTTTTCCGGCGGAAGAAAAAGTATTCTTCCGGGGATTGTCAGTCAAGTAACTGTACTTGCTAACCACTGCGCCAGCTTTATTGCCGATGAGAACGCGAGGGCTGGCATTATTGACGGGAATCCTTTGCATATCGACATGATAGATGCAGCACGCCAGGCCAAGCTAGCCTTTATTCTTAATGTAGTGATTGATTCTGATAAAAAAATTATCAAGGCATTTGCAGGAGATATGGAAAAGGCACATCTGGCAGGTACGGAGTTTGTTGGGCAGATGGCAACCGTTAAAGCTATCCCTGCCGATATTGTTATTACCTCAAACGGGGGTTATCCACTTGACCAAAATATCTATCAGGCTGTCAAGGGGATGACCGCGGCAGAGGCGTCTTGCCGTAAAGGTGGAGTGATTATTATTTGCGCAGCCTGTAATGATGGGCATGGCGGAGATGCTTTTTATCGCTGGTTTGCTGAATCGCGGGGTGCGGATGAGGTGATGGCTAAGATTATGGCTATTGATGCCGACTCAACGATTGCCGATCAGTGGGAGGCCCAGATCGCCGCCAGGATATTGCTTAACCACACGGTAATTATCGTGACTGACCAGTGTTCTCACTCCATCGTTACAGATATGTACTTTAAAGCTGCCAGAACATTGGCAGAAGCGTTGACCATGGCTGAAGAGATCATGGGAGACGATGCGGCAATCACCGTCATACCTGATGGTGTTTCGGTCATTGTCAGATAG